The Ignicoccus islandicus DSM 13165 sequence GGAGTATCGAAGACTATTAAGTCGTAAAACTCCGATATTTCGAAGAGAGTCTGTGCGACTTTTCGCGCTGCATGCGGAATACCATATCTCATTATCTCTTCTGAGTATTTGATTGCTGAATCCAGCGTTCCTGAAGGTATAACGTGTAGTAATCCATCACCAAGAACGTGAGTGTAGTCATCAAGGGAACCTCCTATTTCTAATACGTCATACCACCCCTTCAAGTTCCTGGCCCGTTCTCCTAAGAAGAATCTCGATGCGCCGTCTCTAAAGTCAGCATCTATTAGCAGAGTTCGACGCTTACTCTTGAATGCCGAGCTAGCAGCTATTAATGCACTCGTTGTTGACTTTCCTACACCTCCTTTGATGCCCCACACAGTAATAACGTTCTCACGCTTAAGCAATGGTTCGCAATGGAACTTTACCTTGCTTTTCTTAATCTTCAATCTCAATACCTATTCAGATGTCAGCAATTCAAGTTATAATACCCTATAGTACCACTATTCCAATTCCCCATATAGTACTTTACTATTTTTAACGTAGATACTAGTTAAAAAAGTATAATTGCGAATTAAACTTCCGTTCGCAAATTGTTTAAAATTACCTTCGATTTGTATAAACCTAATGGTGTTTTAACAATGATAAAAGCTAAGCTCAAGGAGGCAATAAAGGAAGGTATTAGGATCGCCGAAACTGCACTGCCTAAGTGGATCTATGATTATTTAGTAGAAGCCTACGAGAATTCGGAAGGTAGAGCTAAAGCCCAGTTAGGGGCTATCCTAAGAAACATTGAGTTAGCAGTAAAGGAACGTAAGCCTATGTGTCAAGACACAGGTCTTTTGGTATTTAGCATAAAGTTAGGCCGCGACTTCCCTATCTCTTATAGAGATCTAATAGGAATAATAGAAGAGAGTTTACGTGAAGCTACGTCAGAGATACCAATACGTCCGAACACTATGGATCCCCTTACTGGATTTAATCCAGGCGATAATACTGGCAAGGGCATGCCAATTGTCGAGATAGAAGAAATAAACGAGGGCGACGCACTTGAGATATCGATAAGACCGAAAGGCGGTGGAAGCGAATATCCATCTAAGCTATGCATGATTCCTCCATCAATGGGATTAAAGGGAGTAAAGGAATGCTTGTTTAAAGCAATACTCGATGCTGGAGGAAAACCGTGCCCCCCTGGAATTGTGAGCGTAGCCTTCGGCGGTACAGTAGAAGAGGCAGTTAAGCTCTCAAAAAGTAACCTATATAGGAAAGGAAAACATCTCGAGGAAAGAATAAGCAAGCTTGAAGAGAAATGGAAGCAAGAAATAAACGCCCTTAATATAGGTCCCATGGGACTAGGTGGCACGCCAACGATACTTGACTTAAAAATAGATTATAATTATCGTCACCCCGCATCTTATCCAGTAGCAGTTACGTTCAACTGTTGGGCTGCTAGGGAATCTCGGATAAGAATAAAGAGAGATGGCTCATGGGAAGTAATAAGCGAAAACGTAACTAGCAAAGACTTACTTCACATAGAAGACATTAATGTTCAAGCACGTGAACTTAAGCTACCTGTCGATAGTAACGAGGTAAGAAAATTGAAGGCTGGTGACGTAGTCTACGTTACCGGAACCATAGTTACCGCTAGAGACGAAGCACATAAAAAGATAATTGAAGAAGGTAAACCTCCAATAGACTTGAAGGGTCTAGCTATTTACCATTGCGGCCCCGTGGTAAAGAAGGAAGGAACTGAATGGAAAGTTATTGCAGCGGGACCAACCACTAGCGCTCGAATGAACGAACTGGAAGCGAAAGTCCTTGAAATAACGGGTGCCAAGCTGGTTATAGGTAAAGGTGGAATGAAAAGAGATCTCCTTGATACGTTCAGTAGGTACGGCGCTGCTTATTTGGCCTTTCCAGGAGGGGCAGCGTTGTTAGCTGCTAAGGCTATAAAGAGAGTCAAGGGAGTATATTGGTTAGAGGAGTTAGGAATTCCAGAGGCTATGTGGGTCTTTGAGGTTGAAAGGTTTGGTCCGTTAATAGTTGCGATGGATTCCCATGGTAATAGTCTTTATGAAGAAGTAAACAAGGCGGCAGTAGAAAACGCTAAACGGTACTTAAAGGAAATATAGAC is a genomic window containing:
- a CDS encoding FumA C-terminus/TtdB family hydratase beta subunit; the protein is MIKAKLKEAIKEGIRIAETALPKWIYDYLVEAYENSEGRAKAQLGAILRNIELAVKERKPMCQDTGLLVFSIKLGRDFPISYRDLIGIIEESLREATSEIPIRPNTMDPLTGFNPGDNTGKGMPIVEIEEINEGDALEISIRPKGGGSEYPSKLCMIPPSMGLKGVKECLFKAILDAGGKPCPPGIVSVAFGGTVEEAVKLSKSNLYRKGKHLEERISKLEEKWKQEINALNIGPMGLGGTPTILDLKIDYNYRHPASYPVAVTFNCWAARESRIRIKRDGSWEVISENVTSKDLLHIEDINVQARELKLPVDSNEVRKLKAGDVVYVTGTIVTARDEAHKKIIEEGKPPIDLKGLAIYHCGPVVKKEGTEWKVIAAGPTTSARMNELEAKVLEITGAKLVIGKGGMKRDLLDTFSRYGAAYLAFPGGAALLAAKAIKRVKGVYWLEELGIPEAMWVFEVERFGPLIVAMDSHGNSLYEEVNKAAVENAKRYLKEI